The Mesorhizobium sp. NBSH29 genome has a segment encoding these proteins:
- the pncB gene encoding nicotinate phosphoribosyltransferase, whose translation MARTDIARRVYNHAWKLDPIARSLLDTDFYKLLMLQMIWGMYPKVDATFSLINRAKKVRLADEIDEQELRDQLDHARSLRFTKKEMIWLAGNTFYGRKQIFEPEFLVWLADFRLPEYQLSKRDGQYELEFHGPWMHTTMWEIPALAIINELRSRAAMKVFGPFALDVLYARAKAKMWAKTERLKALPDIRISDFGTRRRHSFLWQRWCVEALKEGIGNAFTGTSNVLLAMDNDLEALGTNAHELPMVLAALAKTDKELLAAPYKVLQDWQRYYGGNLLIVLPDAFGTAAFLRDAPDWVADWTGFRPDSAPSIEGGERILKWWREKGRDPRDKLLIFSDGLDVDTIEETYRHFKGKVRMAFGWGTNLTNDFEGSAPVKIDGLSAISLVCKVTAANGQPAVKLSDNPAKSTGDPAEIERYLKLFGEADKRVELPVYV comes from the coding sequence ATGGCAAGAACCGACATAGCGCGGCGTGTCTATAACCATGCATGGAAGCTCGATCCGATCGCTCGATCTCTGCTCGACACGGATTTCTACAAGCTTTTGATGCTGCAGATGATCTGGGGCATGTATCCCAAGGTCGATGCAACGTTCTCGCTGATTAATCGCGCCAAGAAAGTCCGGCTGGCAGACGAGATTGACGAGCAGGAGCTGCGCGATCAACTTGACCATGCCCGCTCGCTTCGCTTCACCAAAAAGGAAATGATCTGGCTAGCGGGTAATACCTTCTATGGCCGCAAGCAGATTTTCGAGCCCGAATTCCTCGTCTGGCTGGCAGATTTCAGACTGCCTGAATATCAGCTTTCAAAGCGCGACGGGCAGTATGAACTGGAATTCCACGGGCCGTGGATGCACACCACCATGTGGGAGATTCCGGCGCTGGCGATCATCAACGAGTTGCGCTCGCGCGCAGCCATGAAAGTGTTCGGCCCGTTCGCGCTCGATGTTCTTTATGCACGCGCCAAAGCGAAGATGTGGGCCAAGACCGAACGGCTGAAAGCACTGCCGGACATTCGGATCTCCGATTTCGGCACACGTCGGCGCCACTCTTTCCTGTGGCAGCGCTGGTGCGTGGAGGCGTTGAAAGAAGGTATCGGCAATGCCTTTACGGGCACCTCTAACGTGCTTCTGGCTATGGACAATGATCTGGAAGCGCTAGGAACCAATGCGCATGAATTGCCGATGGTTCTGGCCGCGCTTGCCAAAACCGACAAGGAACTTCTGGCCGCCCCCTACAAGGTGCTGCAGGACTGGCAGCGCTATTATGGCGGCAATCTTCTGATCGTGCTGCCCGACGCCTTCGGCACGGCTGCCTTCCTGCGCGATGCGCCCGACTGGGTAGCTGATTGGACAGGTTTTCGCCCCGACAGCGCCCCCTCCATTGAGGGCGGCGAACGCATCCTCAAATGGTGGCGCGAAAAGGGTAGAGACCCGCGCGACAAGCTGCTGATTTTCTCCGATGGCCTTGACGTCGACACCATTGAGGAAACCTACCGGCATTTCAAAGGCAAGGTGCGCATGGCGTTTGGCTGGGGCACCAATCTGACCAATGATTTCGAGGGCAGCGCACCGGTGAAAATTGACGGTTTGAGCGCCATCTCACTTGTCTGCAAGGTTACGGCCGCGAATGGCCAACCGGCGGTAAAACTTTCCGACAATCCCGCCAAGTCAACAGGCGATCCAGCTGAAATAGAGCGCTACCTGAAGCTGTTTGGCGAAGCGGACAAGCGCGTCGAATTGCCCGTTTACGTCTAG
- a CDS encoding branched-chain amino acid ABC transporter permease produces MSRTAAAWALHLVVIGILFLLQFVLPEYHHGVLARVMVLAVFAMGYNLLFGYVGLLSLGHAMFFAAGLYGAGLTVEHFGFGMVPAFGAGLAAGAVSGLVIGLLALRTTGVAFMIVTMMFAQVTYLAILYCAEWTRGDDGFVLAQPLRSVNLAGLQLDLTNPATRYFAALALFAVTLLVTLAVVRSSFGRVLVAIRENEERARMLGYDAFANKLVAVVVSATICAAAGAAYALLFGYVGASFASVQYSILPLLWVLLGGAATVLGPFLGTLFMYYVVDVTSGFTSAYLFIVGLALILLVLFFPAGVLGTIRARWLRWLP; encoded by the coding sequence GTGAGCCGGACCGCTGCCGCATGGGCGCTGCATCTCGTCGTAATCGGGATTTTGTTCCTGCTGCAGTTCGTGCTGCCGGAATATCATCACGGCGTACTGGCCCGCGTCATGGTGCTGGCGGTTTTTGCCATGGGGTACAATCTTCTGTTCGGCTATGTCGGGCTTCTATCGCTCGGCCATGCGATGTTCTTCGCCGCCGGGCTTTACGGCGCTGGGCTCACCGTCGAGCACTTTGGATTTGGCATGGTGCCAGCCTTTGGTGCAGGGCTTGCGGCCGGGGCGGTGTCTGGCCTGGTGATCGGACTGCTGGCGCTGCGCACCACAGGGGTCGCTTTCATGATCGTCACCATGATGTTCGCGCAGGTGACCTATCTGGCCATCCTCTATTGTGCCGAGTGGACGCGCGGCGATGATGGCTTCGTGCTGGCCCAACCCCTGCGCAGCGTGAACCTTGCTGGACTGCAACTCGATCTGACCAACCCGGCGACGCGCTATTTCGCGGCACTGGCGCTATTTGCCGTCACTCTTTTAGTGACGCTCGCCGTCGTCCGCTCATCCTTCGGGCGCGTGCTGGTGGCGATCCGCGAAAACGAGGAGCGCGCACGCATGCTGGGCTATGATGCCTTCGCCAACAAGCTGGTGGCGGTAGTTGTCTCGGCCACCATCTGCGCGGCAGCAGGTGCTGCCTATGCGCTTCTGTTCGGCTATGTCGGGGCGTCCTTTGCCTCGGTCCAATATTCCATCCTGCCGCTTCTGTGGGTTCTGCTCGGCGGCGCGGCAACGGTACTCGGTCCTTTTTTGGGTACGCTGTTCATGTACTATGTCGTCGATGTCACATCCGGGTTTACCTCGGCCTACCTGTTCATCGTTGGCCTCGCGCTCATCCTCCTCGTCCTGTTCTTCCCGGCGGGCGTGCTGGGCACCATCCGGGCGCGCTGGCTACGGTGGCTGCCATGA
- a CDS encoding ABC transporter ATP-binding protein, which translates to MTPLLITAGISRHFGGLKAVQNVDFQIVPGEIRAIIGPNGAGKTTFVSLICGRIAPSSGAIAFDGVDITDLPAHERVRRGIAYTFQITSIFAKLTARENVALAVQRQLIDAGTGMRAQALKRGVADALERTGIAAYANTEAGTLSYGHQRLLEVAMGLALKPRLLILDEPTQGLSDGEIENFIILVRSIAGTSTVLLIEHNMQVVMALADRITVFDRGSVLAEGLPVDIRNDDKVQRAYLGSAIDD; encoded by the coding sequence ATGACGCCGCTGCTTATTACCGCCGGAATCAGCCGCCATTTCGGAGGACTGAAAGCCGTCCAGAACGTCGACTTTCAGATCGTGCCAGGCGAGATCCGCGCCATTATCGGCCCTAACGGCGCGGGCAAGACCACCTTCGTCAGTCTCATCTGCGGGCGCATTGCCCCGAGCTCTGGTGCCATTGCATTCGACGGCGTCGACATTACTGACCTGCCGGCGCATGAGCGCGTGCGCCGCGGTATTGCCTACACGTTCCAGATCACCAGCATCTTCGCCAAGCTCACGGCGCGAGAAAATGTCGCGTTGGCCGTGCAACGCCAGCTGATAGACGCAGGCACTGGCATGCGAGCTCAGGCATTGAAGCGAGGTGTTGCCGACGCGCTAGAGCGTACCGGTATCGCCGCTTATGCCAATACCGAGGCAGGCACGCTGTCCTACGGCCATCAGCGCCTGTTGGAAGTGGCGATGGGCCTCGCGTTAAAGCCACGACTTCTCATACTGGATGAGCCGACGCAGGGTCTGTCCGATGGCGAGATCGAGAACTTCATCATACTGGTGCGCAGCATTGCAGGCACCAGCACGGTGCTGCTGATTGAACACAATATGCAGGTGGTGATGGCGCTGGCGGACCGCATAACTGTCTTCGATCGGGGCAGCGTTCTGGCCGAAGGGCTGCCGGTCGATATCCGCAACGATGACAAAGTCCAGCGCGCCTATTTGGGAAGCGCCATCGATGACTGA
- a CDS encoding ABC transporter permease has translation MASAEKIVFRAGGFAPKLIRWVAPTGFVFLLAAWEWAARSGFISPITAPPPSEIVGALDRLFRSGDIWLHLSASLQRLSLGWTAGTCVGLIVGLGAGLFTPLRSIVLPFVSAIFPIPKIALLPLFIVWFGIGEESKFATIFFGTLFPTIIAACAGADNVDRTLIRMAQSFGLPWFAIVRKIIVPGAMPGIIAGFRISASIAIILLVAAEMIGAEYGLGAYVLQAGNLMASDALLAGIFLLSALGLSVNLAINVLEKRLLGWRLP, from the coding sequence ATGGCCTCTGCCGAAAAGATCGTGTTCAGGGCCGGAGGCTTTGCCCCAAAACTTATCCGCTGGGTTGCCCCAACGGGTTTTGTTTTCCTGCTTGCGGCCTGGGAGTGGGCCGCGCGTTCCGGTTTCATCAGCCCTATCACCGCGCCGCCGCCCTCGGAAATAGTTGGCGCGCTAGACCGCCTGTTTCGTTCGGGTGACATCTGGCTTCATCTCAGCGCCTCGCTCCAGCGTCTATCGCTAGGGTGGACTGCGGGAACGTGTGTGGGCCTGATTGTCGGTTTGGGTGCCGGCCTTTTCACCCCGCTGCGATCCATCGTATTGCCGTTCGTGTCCGCGATATTCCCGATACCAAAGATTGCTCTTCTGCCGCTTTTCATTGTCTGGTTCGGCATTGGTGAGGAGAGCAAATTTGCAACGATCTTTTTCGGCACGCTTTTTCCGACGATCATCGCGGCATGTGCCGGGGCCGACAATGTCGACCGCACCCTGATCCGGATGGCGCAGTCCTTCGGCCTGCCCTGGTTTGCCATCGTTCGAAAAATCATCGTGCCCGGCGCCATGCCCGGCATCATCGCAGGCTTTCGCATCTCGGCCTCCATTGCCATCATCCTGCTTGTTGCAGCCGAGATGATCGGCGCGGAATATGGTCTGGGGGCCTATGTGCTGCAGGCCGGCAATCTGATGGCGTCAGACGCTCTTCTGGCCGGAATATTTCTTCTGTCGGCGCTTGGCTTAAGCGTCAATCTTGCGATCAACGTTCTTGAGAAGCGACTTCTGGGCTGGCGTTTACCGTAG
- a CDS encoding branched-chain amino acid ABC transporter permease: MSFGPHLFLAVLEGLVTSAVLALTALGLSLVFGVMRVVNVAHGEFFMLGAVSAWFISTALGGHPAIGFVAALIISPLLVGALALLSERLVLRRLNYNPEATIVATIGMLYIIQQAALTFYGPEARPVEPPFNLRVLFPWFGYSGYKLSIIVASILLMLGTWFVLTRTRIGLIMRATQFDSETAQAFGIPVDRVYAGVFALGAMLAAIAAVLIVPIQQAHYLMGLDPLLMSFIVVIIGGLGSLRGTVVAAVLVGLSDGIISVFFSPTLAKMLATLLVAMVLVFRPQGLFGERQR, encoded by the coding sequence ATGTCCTTTGGTCCGCATCTCTTCCTGGCCGTTCTGGAAGGCCTCGTGACCTCGGCTGTGCTGGCGCTGACGGCGCTTGGCCTGTCGTTGGTGTTTGGTGTCATGCGCGTCGTCAATGTCGCGCATGGCGAGTTCTTCATGCTGGGCGCCGTATCGGCCTGGTTTATCTCCACCGCGCTTGGCGGTCATCCTGCGATCGGCTTTGTTGCAGCCCTGATCATCAGTCCGCTTCTTGTCGGGGCGCTGGCGCTCTTGTCGGAACGGCTGGTCCTGCGCCGGCTCAACTACAATCCCGAAGCGACAATCGTCGCCACTATCGGCATGCTCTATATCATCCAGCAGGCGGCTTTGACCTTTTACGGCCCGGAAGCGCGGCCTGTGGAGCCGCCGTTCAACCTTCGGGTTTTGTTCCCCTGGTTCGGCTATTCCGGCTACAAGCTGTCGATCATCGTAGCTTCGATACTGCTGATGCTAGGCACTTGGTTTGTGCTGACGCGCACCCGCATCGGGCTCATCATGCGCGCTACCCAGTTTGACAGCGAAACAGCTCAGGCTTTCGGCATACCAGTCGACCGCGTTTATGCCGGCGTCTTTGCACTTGGCGCCATGCTGGCGGCCATCGCCGCCGTGCTGATTGTGCCGATCCAGCAGGCACACTATTTGATGGGACTTGATCCGCTCTTGATGTCGTTCATCGTCGTGATCATAGGCGGGCTCGGCTCGCTGCGGGGCACTGTCGTCGCGGCGGTTCTTGTCGGGCTGTCCGATGGCATCATTTCGGTCTTCTTCTCGCCGACACTGGCAAAAATGCTGGCAACGCTTTTGGTGGCAATGGTGCTGGTGTTTCGTCCTCAGGGTCTTTTCGGGGAGCGTCAACGGTGA
- a CDS encoding ABC transporter substrate-binding protein gives MTGNRTNKGLLDKSITRRTALTGLGAAAGLGLAPGFVRYSQAQSSAPIKIGFQAHRTGIGAAYGRWYEKTTNAAVKAINDAGGITGRPVEIIIEDDGTDPKRGAEVVAKFASQHKTDIVFGTLFSHVVIGSAPAAGEMKIPYYVVSEGHHVASTKLNRYCFQPGITDVKSQVIATAPWIAANAGRKVTMIFPDFAFGHDHRDYLPPALKAEGAEVIAQIAIPPTESSFTKYFPQIPAETEVIYHVMVGPAVLTFVKELGEFYGSNRPQLFGFLDSLEAVDINSPGLEFLDGSHFWEGSPRYAQSDDTDAQKAYRKAVGIDDNGAAAGDPKDVSTASHMFGCWETLYVVKKAMEDAGYKGPEDRAKLVEATEALTEFAEGPEHPQGKKLFNGKIHQCFGRQNISKVSGGKLVVVHRTAIEDGMYEPEGDYTTQAL, from the coding sequence ATGACTGGAAATCGCACCAACAAAGGCCTTCTGGATAAATCAATCACGCGCCGTACGGCCCTGACGGGGCTTGGCGCTGCAGCAGGGCTTGGCCTTGCTCCCGGCTTCGTCCGCTACAGCCAGGCGCAATCCTCGGCGCCGATCAAGATCGGCTTCCAAGCCCACCGCACAGGCATTGGCGCCGCTTATGGCCGCTGGTACGAAAAAACCACCAATGCCGCCGTGAAGGCGATCAACGATGCGGGCGGCATCACCGGCCGCCCGGTCGAGATCATCATCGAGGATGATGGCACCGACCCCAAGCGCGGCGCGGAAGTGGTGGCGAAATTCGCCAGCCAACACAAAACTGACATTGTCTTCGGCACGCTGTTTTCGCATGTGGTGATCGGCTCGGCGCCGGCGGCTGGCGAGATGAAGATCCCCTATTACGTGGTGAGCGAAGGCCACCACGTCGCCTCCACGAAGTTGAACCGTTATTGCTTCCAGCCCGGCATCACCGATGTTAAGAGCCAGGTCATCGCTACTGCGCCCTGGATTGCCGCCAACGCCGGCCGCAAGGTGACGATGATTTTCCCAGACTTCGCCTTCGGTCATGATCACCGCGATTACCTGCCGCCCGCATTGAAGGCCGAAGGTGCGGAAGTGATTGCGCAGATCGCCATCCCGCCGACCGAAAGCTCCTTCACCAAGTATTTTCCGCAGATCCCAGCCGAGACTGAGGTGATCTATCATGTGATGGTAGGTCCAGCCGTGTTGACCTTCGTCAAGGAACTTGGAGAGTTCTACGGATCGAACCGGCCGCAACTGTTCGGCTTCCTCGATTCGCTTGAGGCGGTCGATATCAACAGCCCGGGGCTCGAATTTCTCGATGGCAGCCATTTCTGGGAGGGTTCGCCGCGTTATGCCCAATCCGACGATACGGACGCCCAGAAGGCCTACCGCAAGGCGGTCGGCATCGACGATAATGGTGCGGCGGCCGGCGACCCCAAGGATGTCTCCACCGCCTCTCACATGTTCGGCTGTTGGGAAACGCTTTACGTTGTCAAGAAGGCGATGGAAGACGCCGGCTACAAGGGTCCCGAGGACCGCGCGAAACTTGTCGAGGCGACCGAGGCGCTGACCGAGTTTGCCGAGGGGCCTGAGCACCCGCAGGGCAAGAAACTGTTCAACGGAAAAATTCACCAGTGCTTTGGCCGCCAGAACATTTCCAAAGTGAGCGGCGGCAAACTGGTGGTCGTTCATCGAACGGCTATCGAGGATGGCATGTACGAACCAGAGGGCGATTACACGACACAGGCGTTGTGA
- a CDS encoding ABC transporter ATP-binding protein, with translation MTDALTISGLDCFYDAVQVLHGIDLTLREGEVLCLLGRNGAGKTTLLRAIMGLVPARAGSIMLGEADLSRLPPHQVPKSGVAYVPQGRRLFSELTVSENLEIGLMARSRGAATRERVLALFPVLRERLKQRSGTLSGGEQQMLAMARALCLEPTVLLLDEPTEGLMPSMIAKIRETVSGLRDHGVSTILVEQRVDAVLPVANRVAFIENGRNRETVDVASLRADPALVHRYVGVG, from the coding sequence ATGACTGATGCGCTCACCATTTCCGGGCTCGACTGTTTTTATGATGCCGTCCAGGTCCTACACGGCATAGATCTGACGCTGCGCGAAGGCGAGGTGCTCTGCCTGCTCGGTCGCAACGGAGCCGGAAAGACCACGCTCCTCAGGGCAATCATGGGGCTGGTGCCTGCGCGCGCGGGTTCGATCATGCTGGGCGAAGCCGACCTTAGCCGGCTGCCGCCCCACCAGGTCCCGAAATCCGGGGTCGCCTACGTTCCACAGGGACGACGACTGTTTTCCGAACTGACCGTTTCCGAAAATCTGGAAATAGGCCTGATGGCGCGCAGCAGGGGTGCCGCGACCCGCGAGCGTGTGCTTGCGCTCTTCCCGGTGCTGCGCGAGCGGTTGAAGCAGCGCTCAGGCACGCTGTCTGGTGGTGAACAACAGATGCTGGCCATGGCCCGCGCGCTCTGCCTCGAACCGACAGTACTTCTATTAGACGAACCGACCGAAGGCCTGATGCCCTCAATGATTGCAAAAATCCGGGAGACTGTATCCGGATTGCGCGACCATGGCGTTTCAACCATCCTTGTGGAACAGCGGGTCGATGCCGTTCTGCCTGTCGCCAACCGCGTCGCATTCATCGAAAACGGCCGCAACCGCGAAACCGTGGATGTTGCGTCTCTGCGCGCAGACCCGGCACTCGTCCACCGCTATGTAGGTGTGGGATGA
- a CDS encoding ABC transporter ATP-binding protein, whose translation MKLELQSISHSYDGVQVLKDIQLTIPSGSILSLVGPSGCGKSTLLRIVGGLLRPVKGVVLCTGAVAENCLNPVTYIFQHLALLPWRTAAGNISLALEHHPLSLRQRRDIVSDVLSRTGLGGYADKYPGQLSGGMQQRLAIARALAVRPAVLLMDEPLSALDGKNKQMLVDDLVRLWQQDAFTAVYVTHSFEDAVKLSHRVVVMSPEPGRVEHLLELEMPVSERRENPDYVALQAEKLRCLSNQCT comes from the coding sequence TTGAAACTTGAACTACAATCCATTTCGCATTCCTACGATGGCGTGCAGGTGCTGAAAGATATTCAACTTACCATTCCGTCGGGCAGCATTCTTTCGCTGGTCGGACCATCGGGATGCGGAAAATCGACTCTGCTGCGGATCGTCGGGGGGTTGTTGCGCCCTGTTAAAGGCGTGGTGCTTTGCACCGGTGCGGTTGCGGAAAACTGCCTGAACCCGGTTACCTATATCTTTCAGCATCTGGCCCTGCTGCCGTGGCGAACGGCGGCCGGAAACATTTCGCTCGCGCTCGAACACCACCCGCTGTCTCTCCGCCAAAGGCGTGACATCGTCAGCGACGTGCTCTCGCGGACCGGGCTGGGAGGATACGCCGACAAATACCCTGGTCAGTTGAGTGGAGGCATGCAGCAGCGGCTTGCTATCGCGCGCGCGCTGGCGGTGCGGCCTGCCGTCCTTCTGATGGATGAACCGCTCTCGGCGCTGGACGGGAAAAACAAGCAGATGCTCGTGGATGATCTGGTCCGCCTCTGGCAGCAGGATGCTTTCACGGCAGTCTACGTGACGCATAGTTTTGAAGACGCTGTGAAACTGAGCCACCGCGTCGTGGTGATGTCGCCGGAACCAGGGCGAGTTGAACACTTGCTGGAACTGGAAATGCCGGTCTCGGAACGCCGGGAAAACCCCGATTACGTCGCCTTACAAGCAGAAAAACTGCGCTGTCTCAGCAACCAGTGTACCTGA